CATGAAAGAACTTGAAAAAATGGATGATGCATTAGATTTAATTGAATTTATAAAGGATATGTTAAAGTCAGACAAATGGTAAGGAACCAAACTTTAGAGATCTATCGGCTCTCCTATTTTTGGAATTATAACTTCAACTCCCAAGCCCTCTGCTAATTTTTTGAATTCGTTAGGGTCTGCTTTTATTAATGGGAATGTATTGTAGTGCATTGGAATAACAACTTCAGGATAGAGTAACTCAATAGCTATTAAAGCCTCTTTTATATCCATCGTGTATCTTCCACCAATTGGTAATAGTGCAATACTTGGTGAATAAATTTCCCCAATCAACTCCATATCACTAAACACTCCAGTGTCTCCCGCATGGTAAACCCTATCATTTACAATAAATCCTCCTGCAACTCCTCCACTGATGTTGGGGGCAATATCTGAAGAATGTTCCGCTTTAACCATGGTCAATTTTGCATTGTTTATAACAATAGTCCCCCCAATATTCATGCCTTCTGCACAAACCCCCAATTCTTGTAAATAAACGCTAATCTCATGATTTGCCACAACAGGAACATTGTATTCTTTTGAAAGTTTCTCTGCATTACCTAAATGATCTCCATGCCCATGAGTTACCGCTATTACATCTACACCTTCCATAATCTCATCAAATGGAATATCACAGAGAGGATTTGGAACAAATGGATCTATAAGGACATTATCAACTTTAAAGCATGCATGTCCATACCACGTTATCATATAACCACCCCAAATGAATCTTAAATTTTCTTTTTCTTTTATTTTTAATTTTTAGTTTTTTTAATTTATCTTATATCTCTATTAGTATATAAAAATGTATGCCGTTCATTTATTTATAGACTTAAAAATTTCAATATAATTATTAGCAGTCTTACCAACATATCCACTTCTTCAAAATTGTATAAGTTCTTTTTAAATTCAATGCACACTATATTTATAAATCTACGGGTAAAAGGGATTTTCTACCACTTTGCACGTTTCCATCCTTGTTTTAATGGATGAGTAATTCAAACA
The sequence above is a segment of the Methanotorris igneus Kol 5 genome. Coding sequences within it:
- a CDS encoding metal-dependent hydrolase encodes the protein MITWYGHACFKVDNVLIDPFVPNPLCDIPFDEIMEGVDVIAVTHGHGDHLGNAEKLSKEYNVPVVANHEISVYLQELGVCAEGMNIGGTIVINNAKLTMVKAEHSSDIAPNISGGVAGGFIVNDRVYHAGDTGVFSDMELIGEIYSPSIALLPIGGRYTMDIKEALIAIELLYPEVVIPMHYNTFPLIKADPNEFKKLAEGLGVEVIIPKIGEPIDL